A part of Drosophila bipectinata strain 14024-0381.07 chromosome 3L, DbipHiC1v2, whole genome shotgun sequence genomic DNA contains:
- the LOC122321800 gene encoding serine protease 1-like yields the protein MKVFLVLALAIASASAGFLPQTNFVHPRERTFTPSIGGRITNGENAVADQFPYQVGLSFSASKGSWWCGGSIIANNFVLTAAHCTSGASSVVIYYGATVRTSPKFTQTVSSSDFIQHASYNSVVLRNDISLIKTPAVTFSSSVNKISLPAIASSYSTYVGQTAVASGWGLTSDTASAVAKNLQFVDLTVISNADCVKSFSSLIVTSRVICVATPNAHSTCQGDSGGPLALDGTLIGITSFGSPDGCEVGSPAGFTRVTSYLDWIKENSGV from the exons ATGAAGGTATTCTTGGTCCTGGCTCTGGCTATCGCCTCCGCTTCCGCAGGCTTCCTGCCCCAAACCAACTTTGTGCATCCCCGTGAAAGGACCTTTACTCCGAGCATTGGTGGACGCATTACCAACGGAGAGAACGCAGTGGCGGATCAGTTCCCCTACCAGGTGGGACTTAGCTTCTCCGCTTCCAAAGGCAGTTGGTGGTGCGGTGGCTCGATTATTGCCAACAACTTTGTATTGACAGCTGCCCACTGCACCAGCGG CGCTTCATCTGTGGTTATCTACTATGGAGCCACCGTTCGCACCAGCCCCAAGTTTACCCAAACCGTCTCCAGCTCGGACTTTATCCAGCACGCCAGCTACAACTCCGTGGTCCTGCGTAACGACATCTCTTTGATCAAGACACCCGCCGTCACCTTTTCGTCTTCAGTGAACAAGATCTCCCTGCCCGCCATCGCCAGCAGCTACTCCACCTATGTTGGCCAGACCGCTGTGGCCTCCGGATGGGGCCTGACTTCCGATACCGCCTCTGCCGTCGCCAAGAACCTGCAGTTTGTCGACCTCACCGTCATCTCCAACGCTGATTGCGTAAAGTCCTTCTCCAGTCTGATTGTTACCAGCCGTGTCATCTGCGTGGCCACTCCCAATGCCCATTCCACCTGCCAGGGTGATTCTGGTGGTCCTCTGGCTCTTGATGGCACTCTGATCGGCATCACCTCCTTCGGATCTCCCGACGGCTGTGAGGTTGGTTCTCCTGCTGGCTTCACCCGTGTGACCAGCTACTTAGACTGGATCAAGGAGAACTCCGGGGTTTAA